From Roseibium alexandrii DFL-11, the proteins below share one genomic window:
- a CDS encoding enoyl-CoA hydratase: protein MTDAAANDMAEKPILATLLHEGVYRIVMQRPERMNALSSEMMGALSEELTKAAENPDVRVVLLGAEGKVFCAGHDLKELTGARAEADGGKATYERIMRQCSDLMQQIVRLPKPVIAVVTGVATAAGCQLVASCDLAIATDTSTFCTPGVNIGLFCSTPMVALSRNVAPKQAMEMLLTGESIDASTAKDFGLINRIVPRDYLEQVVQKYAESIASKSAHTVKIGKEAFYRQLEMPLSEAYDFAAEAMVGNMMARDAEEGINAFLQKRKPEWTDS, encoded by the coding sequence ATGACAGACGCTGCTGCAAACGACATGGCCGAAAAACCAATTCTGGCAACGCTTCTTCATGAAGGTGTGTACCGGATCGTCATGCAGCGTCCGGAACGGATGAACGCGCTATCGAGCGAAATGATGGGCGCTTTGTCCGAGGAACTGACGAAAGCGGCTGAGAACCCGGATGTACGGGTGGTTCTCCTCGGCGCAGAGGGCAAGGTCTTTTGCGCGGGCCATGATCTGAAGGAGCTGACGGGTGCGCGGGCCGAAGCTGACGGCGGCAAGGCGACCTACGAGCGGATCATGCGTCAGTGTTCGGACCTCATGCAGCAGATCGTACGGCTGCCAAAGCCGGTCATTGCTGTCGTGACAGGTGTTGCGACCGCTGCCGGCTGTCAGCTGGTCGCGTCCTGCGATCTGGCAATTGCAACAGATACCTCCACCTTCTGCACACCCGGCGTCAATATCGGCCTCTTTTGTTCAACGCCGATGGTCGCGCTAAGCCGGAACGTTGCTCCAAAACAGGCAATGGAAATGCTCCTGACCGGCGAAAGCATCGACGCATCGACCGCCAAGGATTTCGGCCTGATCAACCGGATCGTCCCGCGCGACTATCTGGAACAAGTCGTTCAGAAATACGCGGAGAGCATTGCCTCCAAGTCTGCCCATACCGTGAAGATCGGCAAGGAAGCCTTCTACCGCCAACTGGAAATGCCGTTATCTGAAGCGTACGATTTTGCGGCAGAGGCGATGGTAGGGAACATGATGGCCCGCGATGCCGAAGAAGGCATCAATGCGTTCTTGCAAAAGCGCAAACCGGAATGGACGGACAGCTGA
- a CDS encoding DUF1194 domain-containing protein: MKSLVSTLIAAIALLAGLFASAAVKADQPVDVALVLAVDVSRSMSAEELAIQRDGYAAAIAHPSVIRAVEQGLHGRIALTMFEWANDAHVREIVPWTLIETPQDAEDVSTIIREDQTIGQRRTSISGAIRYASKLLLDVPYQADRLVIDISGDGPNNQGAGVTRARDLAVEAGFVINGLPLMTTGGFGGQFNIPDLDEYYRRCVIGGPGSFVIPVNDWAQFPEAVRRKLVLEIGGRVPEEPARVYRAQITFGQPYDCMVGEKMWRNLRERFFLDP; this comes from the coding sequence ATGAAGAGCCTCGTCTCAACCCTGATCGCCGCGATCGCCTTGTTAGCGGGGCTATTTGCTTCAGCTGCCGTCAAAGCGGATCAACCCGTCGACGTCGCTCTTGTTCTGGCCGTTGATGTGTCAAGGTCCATGTCCGCGGAAGAATTGGCCATTCAGCGGGACGGATATGCCGCCGCAATTGCGCATCCATCAGTCATTCGAGCTGTAGAGCAAGGGCTTCATGGCCGGATTGCTTTGACCATGTTTGAATGGGCCAACGATGCGCATGTTCGCGAGATTGTGCCCTGGACCCTGATCGAAACGCCGCAGGATGCAGAGGATGTATCCACCATCATTCGCGAGGATCAGACTATTGGTCAGCGCAGAACCTCGATATCCGGCGCGATCCGGTATGCGTCGAAGTTGCTGCTGGACGTACCCTATCAGGCGGATCGGCTGGTCATCGACATATCCGGCGATGGGCCCAACAATCAGGGCGCAGGGGTGACGCGCGCCCGGGACCTGGCAGTGGAAGCCGGTTTCGTGATCAACGGTTTGCCACTGATGACCACGGGCGGGTTTGGCGGCCAGTTCAACATCCCGGATCTCGATGAGTATTACCGCCGCTGCGTGATTGGCGGGCCGGGCAGTTTTGTGATTCCGGTAAATGATTGGGCCCAGTTTCCGGAAGCGGTTCGCCGGAAACTGGTTCTTGAAATCGGTGGACGAGTTCCAGAAGAACCGGCACGCGTCTACAGGGCGCAGATCACGTTCGGCCAGCCTTATGACTGTATGGTCGGCGAAAAGATGTGGCGCAATTTGCGCGAAAGATTTTTCCTCGATCCCTGA
- a CDS encoding DUF2161 domain-containing phosphodiesterase, which produces MARILETELYEPVKAFLENQGYEVKAEVGSADIVACRGGEDPVIVELKTGFTLSLFHQAIDRQGMTDTVYIAVARGSGRRFQTTLKSNLKLARRLGLGLITVRLADQLVEVHADPAPFKPRKMKPRKDRLLREFARRVGDPNTGGSTRVTLVTAYRQDATRCARYLKENGPSRGAEVAKATGVDRATRIMADDHYGWFERVERGTYGLTPKGADVTGKRSDKSG; this is translated from the coding sequence ATGGCACGTATTCTGGAAACCGAGCTCTATGAGCCGGTCAAGGCATTCTTGGAAAATCAGGGATATGAAGTGAAGGCTGAAGTTGGTTCGGCCGACATTGTGGCTTGCCGGGGAGGCGAAGATCCGGTGATCGTGGAACTGAAGACCGGCTTTACCCTCAGCCTGTTTCACCAGGCCATTGACCGGCAGGGGATGACCGACACGGTTTATATCGCCGTTGCGCGGGGCAGCGGGCGCCGGTTTCAAACCACTTTGAAGAGCAATCTCAAGCTGGCGCGCAGGCTGGGGCTTGGACTTATTACGGTCCGGCTCGCAGATCAGCTGGTCGAAGTTCACGCTGATCCAGCGCCCTTCAAACCGCGCAAGATGAAACCACGGAAAGACCGGCTTCTGCGTGAATTTGCCCGCCGCGTCGGAGATCCGAATACCGGCGGCTCGACGCGTGTCACGCTCGTCACGGCCTACCGGCAAGATGCCACGAGATGCGCTCGGTATTTGAAGGAAAACGGTCCAAGCCGGGGCGCAGAGGTTGCCAAAGCAACCGGCGTTGACCGGGCCACACGGATAATGGCGGATGATCACTACGGGTGGTTCGAACGGGTGGAACGCGGGACTTACGGTTTGACCCCGAAGGGCGCAGATGTGACCGGCAAACGGTCCGATAAAAGTGGGTGA
- a CDS encoding putative bifunctional diguanylate cyclase/phosphodiesterase, with translation MDKKVSKVYPVQTLRRPGELFEEVEALAGIGYWEWDEIGDKCTYCSEQLARMHGVTVEEFMRRATSMDADLEWVHPDDREHYRTQTLRLSQTKSIVELEYRIIQTGGGEIFVRERGVAVVDADGTHLRSYGFILDITCLKTAELALRDLHKHQEEILDQRTRALKLSEERYAFAISGASQGVWEWDLNDEHNYLSEQWKLRLGYTEDDLPNAPGLFIKIVHPEDRANVELAFQAHLKDRAPFDVSLRLLHKSGEQIWVRARGHAVWNNENRATKMGGTISDITEYRKLLDRAQYYAERDQLTGLYNRHYFMRIAGDLLHKSSPNCRSCGVAIIDLDDFKEINDCHGHPAGDSALIVLAERLVEYIGDTGIVIRLGGDEFAVVFSTHLSWEETVQYFKRLLEEVSKPIAWEGFLFECSASLGLAKKTQAIGSDVNDLLQQADLAVYDAKAAGGNAVRCFSEALLSTAVNRTKILSSARRALTEERFLLCFQPKADLQSQKLAGFEALLRLSNEDGTLVPPSSYSEVFEDSVLACRIGEMVRLRAIDQASSWLKAGHDFGHIAFNMSPPEFLAYQRDAQFVDRLIEAISNAGLKPSHIHVEVTEDVLLTRKRENVSSILRRLRENGITVALDDFGTGHASLLHLKETEFDLVKLDVSFVRSMLTSDVDMAIVETITKLAAKLGKQIVAEGIETQEQLAALQGLGVAFGQGYLIGHPVPGDAVHFPSNALI, from the coding sequence ATGGACAAAAAGGTCAGCAAAGTTTACCCGGTTCAAACACTACGGCGACCGGGAGAGCTGTTTGAAGAAGTCGAGGCGCTGGCCGGTATTGGCTATTGGGAATGGGACGAGATCGGTGACAAATGCACCTATTGTTCGGAGCAGCTTGCCCGCATGCATGGTGTCACCGTTGAAGAATTCATGCGCCGCGCGACCTCAATGGACGCAGATCTGGAATGGGTGCATCCAGATGACCGGGAGCACTACAGGACGCAGACGCTTCGCCTTAGTCAAACCAAAAGTATTGTCGAACTCGAATACCGCATCATCCAAACGGGCGGTGGAGAGATCTTTGTGCGCGAGCGGGGCGTCGCAGTTGTCGATGCCGACGGTACACATCTTCGATCCTACGGGTTCATCCTCGACATCACATGTCTGAAAACAGCCGAACTCGCCCTCCGCGACTTGCACAAGCACCAGGAAGAGATACTCGACCAGCGCACCAGGGCCTTGAAACTTAGCGAGGAGCGATATGCTTTTGCGATTTCGGGGGCCAGTCAGGGCGTCTGGGAATGGGACCTGAACGATGAGCACAACTACTTGTCAGAACAGTGGAAGCTGCGGCTCGGTTACACCGAAGATGACCTTCCAAATGCACCCGGTCTTTTCATTAAAATTGTTCACCCTGAAGATCGTGCAAATGTTGAATTGGCGTTCCAAGCGCACCTGAAAGACCGCGCTCCTTTCGATGTGTCGCTGAGGCTTTTGCACAAAAGCGGCGAGCAAATCTGGGTACGCGCTCGTGGGCATGCCGTTTGGAACAATGAAAACCGTGCAACAAAGATGGGCGGCACGATCAGTGACATTACCGAATACCGGAAGCTCTTGGATAGGGCCCAGTACTATGCGGAACGCGATCAGCTAACCGGCCTTTACAATCGCCATTACTTCATGCGGATTGCGGGCGATCTCTTGCACAAAAGTTCGCCTAATTGCCGGTCCTGCGGGGTCGCAATTATCGACCTTGATGACTTCAAGGAGATCAACGATTGCCACGGCCACCCTGCCGGCGACAGCGCCCTCATCGTATTGGCCGAAAGGCTCGTCGAATATATAGGCGATACAGGGATCGTTATACGGCTGGGCGGAGACGAATTTGCGGTCGTTTTTTCCACTCATTTGAGCTGGGAGGAGACGGTTCAGTATTTCAAACGCTTGCTTGAAGAGGTTTCAAAACCAATTGCCTGGGAAGGTTTTTTGTTCGAGTGCTCGGCATCACTAGGACTTGCAAAGAAAACACAAGCCATCGGTTCGGATGTAAACGACCTCCTTCAACAAGCTGACCTTGCAGTCTACGACGCAAAGGCAGCTGGCGGGAATGCTGTACGATGTTTTTCGGAGGCGCTTCTTTCCACCGCCGTCAATCGAACAAAGATCCTGTCTTCTGCCCGGCGTGCCTTAACCGAGGAGCGCTTTTTGCTTTGTTTTCAACCCAAAGCGGACTTGCAGTCGCAAAAGCTGGCGGGATTTGAGGCATTGCTGCGACTAAGCAACGAGGACGGCACGCTGGTTCCGCCAAGCAGCTACTCTGAGGTGTTCGAGGACAGCGTGCTCGCGTGCCGGATCGGAGAAATGGTGCGTTTGCGTGCCATCGATCAAGCCTCTTCATGGCTCAAAGCGGGACATGATTTTGGCCATATCGCCTTCAACATGTCGCCGCCAGAATTTCTGGCTTATCAGCGTGATGCTCAATTTGTCGATCGATTGATTGAGGCCATTTCCAACGCTGGGCTAAAACCAAGCCATATCCATGTGGAAGTCACCGAAGATGTTCTTCTCACCAGGAAGCGCGAAAACGTCTCCAGTATTCTTCGGCGCCTTCGCGAAAATGGTATTACCGTCGCGCTGGATGATTTCGGAACCGGGCATGCCTCTTTGCTGCACTTGAAAGAAACCGAATTTGATCTGGTGAAACTCGACGTGTCTTTCGTTCGCTCAATGCTGACATCCGATGTTGATATGGCGATCGTCGAGACAATCACGAAGCTTGCGGCCAAGCTAGGCAAGCAGATTGTTGCCGAAGGAATCGAGACACAAGAACAGCTTGCTGCGCTTCAAGGTCTCGGCGTGGCGTTCGGTCAAGGCTATCTGATTGGCCATCCAGTTCCCGGCGATGCCGTGCATTTTCCGTCAAATGCTTTGATATAG
- a CDS encoding CoA-binding protein, translating to MDHNSYSDTYIKAILDEVKTIAMIGASANTVRPSYFVLKYMLSKGYDVWPINPGQAGKEILGQKVYASLEDLPGTPDMIDIFRNSEAAGQIVDDVIASGKLPKVIWMQLTVCHKEAAQRAEAEGIKVVMDRCPKIEYGRLSGEIGWAGVNSRTLSSKRPALKAGFQHRGLTPNKKT from the coding sequence ATGGACCACAACAGCTATTCCGACACCTACATCAAGGCCATCTTGGATGAGGTGAAGACCATCGCAATGATCGGGGCGAGCGCAAATACCGTGCGCCCGTCCTACTTTGTGCTGAAATACATGCTTTCCAAAGGCTATGATGTCTGGCCGATCAATCCCGGACAAGCGGGCAAGGAGATTCTGGGGCAGAAGGTCTACGCGTCTTTGGAAGACCTGCCGGGCACTCCGGATATGATCGATATCTTTCGGAACTCCGAGGCAGCGGGCCAAATCGTCGATGACGTGATCGCAAGCGGCAAACTGCCGAAGGTCATCTGGATGCAATTGACCGTTTGCCATAAAGAGGCCGCGCAGCGGGCGGAAGCTGAGGGTATCAAGGTGGTCATGGACCGCTGCCCCAAGATCGAATACGGGCGCCTGTCCGGAGAGATTGGCTGGGCCGGTGTCAATTCCCGGACACTCTCCTCAAAACGCCCTGCCCTGAAAGCCGGTTTCCAGCATCGCGGGCTCACACCAAACAAGAAGACTTAG